Genomic segment of Streptomyces sp. NA02950:
CCGACGCGGGCATCTTCTCCAGCCCCGGTATGTCCACGCTGCGCACGGTGTCCAGGCAGGTCAGCCCGTCGTGCCAGCTCTCGAGTTCATACGGGTCGTCCAGCCCCCAGTGGAGCGTCGCCCCCGCGTTGCGCACCGCCGGAACACACTTCTGGAGCCGGATGCCCAGCGAGCCGCAGCAGTCGAAGAGCAGCTGCCCGCTGGGGAAGCGGCCGGTGATCCGCTGGATCAGCCGCTTGCCCTCCTCCTCGGTCAGATACATCGTCAGGCCCTCGAAGACCGCCACGGTCGGACGGTCGTCGGGCACCTCACGCAGCCACGCCTCGTCGGTCACCGAGGAGGCGACCCTCTCGTAGCCGCCCGACGGCTCCGTGAGCGGCCGTCGGCGCGGCTCGACGACGTCCGGGAAGTCGACGTCGATCCCAGTGCACCGACGACGGGGGATCGAGCCGCTGGACCCGGGTGTCCAGGCCGCAGGCCAGATGCAGCACGGTGGCCTTCTGATGCTCCGCCAGGAACTCGGTGGTCCAGTCGTCGAGCTGTTTGGCCCGCAGTGCCACGCCCACCGCCGTCGTGGGCGTCATCCCCGTTTTGCCGAAGTCGTACGCGACGCGCTCCACCGCCGCCTGGGGGCGGTGTCGCCCAGGACGGTGTCCGGTGAGCGGCTGTCCACCGCCCTGGCGTAGAGCGTGGCGAGCATGGTCTCCTGAGTGCCGCTGAGCGTGATCTTTTCCTGATCCATGGTTCCTCGGTCGATGTGGGGGTACCGGCGGCCCTGCGCGAAATCGGGCACGGAGTGTCCGCGTCCGTGTGCGTACAGTTCCATGTCTTCCCTGGGGAAGGCGACCGAGTCCTGGGCCGTTCGAGTACTTCCCGCCATCTCCGGAGCCCGTGGTGGACCGTCAGTCCTGCGTGGCCAGCCAGAGATCGGGGCCGAACACCTCGTAGTGGACGGCGGAGGGCCGTACGCCCCGCTCCAGCAACTGGGCGCGTACGGCCCGCATGAAGGGCAGCGGTCCGCACAGATAGACCTGCGCGTCCTCGGGGACCGTGACGCCGGACAGGTCCACCAGGCCGGTACGCGCCTCCGGCCAGTCGCCCTCCGGTCGCTCGTACCAGAAGTGGGCATCGCCCTGGGCCAGTTTGGTGACCAGCCGTTCCTGATCGACGCGCAGCGCGTGGCGGGCGGCGGAGCGGTCGGCGTGGACGACGGTCACCGGGCCCTGGTGCCCCCGGTCCACCAGGTCCTCCAGCATGGCGACCATCGGGGTGCATCCGATGCCCGCCGAGACCAGCAGCAGCGGGGTGTCCCTGTGCGTGGTGTCGAGCACGACGTCGCCGTACGGAGCCGAGACGCTGATCACGTCGCCCACCCGGACCTGGTCGTGCAGATGGCCGGAGACCTCGCCCACCGGTCCCTGCCCCTCGTGCACCCGCTTGACGGCGAAGGAGCGCACCGTCGAACCGGGTGCGTTGGTCAGGCTGTACTGGCGTATCTGCCGTGCTCCGTCGGCCAGTTCGACCTGGACGGACACATATTGTCCGGCCCGGAACACCGGGGCCGGGCGGTCGTCCGCGGGCCGGATCCGGAAGGTGACCACCTCCGGTGTCTCCTGGACCCGTGCCACCACCGTCCACGGGCGCCAGGTGCCTCCGGCCAGCGTGCCCTGCTGTGCGTACAGCCGTCGTTCGATCTCGATGAGGGCGTTGGCCATCAGCCAGTAGACCTCGTCCCAGGCGGCGGCCACGTCCGCGGTGACCGCGTCGCCGAGCACCTCCGCGATGGCGGCGGACAGATGGCGGTGCACGATCGCATACTGCGCGGGTGACACCCCGAGCGAGGCGTGCTTGTGCGCGATCCGTTCCAGCAGCGCGTCGGGGCGGACTTCGGGCTGTGCCACCAGGGTGGTGGCGAACGCGGCGAAGGCCCCCGCCAGGGCCTGGCGCTGTGTCCCCGCGGCCTGGTTGCCCCGGTTGAACAGATGCCGCAGCAGCTCGGGGTGGGCCTCGAACATCCTCCGGTAGAAGAGGTCGGTGATGGTGCCGATCGCCTCGCCGACGGCGGGCAGCGTGGCGCGGACGGTCTCAGCCGACTTCGGGGAGAGCATAG
This window contains:
- a CDS encoding class I SAM-dependent methyltransferase; its protein translation is MTPTTAVGVALRAKQLDDWTTEFLAEHQKATVLHLACGLDTRVQRLDPPSSVHWDRRRLPGRRRAAPTAAHGAVGRLREGRLLGDRRGVAA
- a CDS encoding globin domain-containing protein, with translation MLSPKSAETVRATLPAVGEAIGTITDLFYRRMFEAHPELLRHLFNRGNQAAGTQRQALAGAFAAFATTLVAQPEVRPDALLERIAHKHASLGVSPAQYAIVHRHLSAAIAEVLGDAVTADVAAAWDEVYWLMANALIEIERRLYAQQGTLAGGTWRPWTVVARVQETPEVVTFRIRPADDRPAPVFRAGQYVSVQVELADGARQIRQYSLTNAPGSTVRSFAVKRVHEGQGPVGEVSGHLHDQVRVGDVISVSAPYGDVVLDTTHRDTPLLLVSAGIGCTPMVAMLEDLVDRGHQGPVTVVHADRSAARHALRVDQERLVTKLAQGDAHFWYERPEGDWPEARTGLVDLSGVTVPEDAQVYLCGPLPFMRAVRAQLLERGVRPSAVHYEVFGPDLWLATQD